In Anaerolineales bacterium, the following proteins share a genomic window:
- a CDS encoding DUF2723 domain-containing protein: MKRADPAIALTLFIASLALYVRTLAPSLLFGDSAEFQTIASTLGIGHPTGYPVYILLAKLFTFIPVHDVAYRVNFFSAFCAALTISLIYLILRKLGTWIIPALYGSLALALAPLFWKHATIAEIYTPSAACLALIVFAVLHVKETNDPRWLFIAGLLGGLSLGIHTTVALAAPAILIYLGISFFFPLSATNERRKMKDAAFALYGSLLGIAIFLSAFLLLDSIDSPAGYYNTVVRPSLSVWDMTPADFDSPLERLAFLYFPPQFKGQLFAVSFDQSLTRLTDFAVNASWNLLPALLGIISLFIPRRDVPSRWREAVLLTLAFVAFLVFAVTYNVYDFYVFYIPALLILSIFFGLGISLVLEAVALIPKLPRAVPVGLGMVILIAGFQPSLSTISTSWQGRIPPWTDDWESYLYQYPDARRLEAEEIVNQLEDNAILFTDWDYAYDLYYVAHVLQGRTGMSFHETYPQEDVYQLADSAIAYIEANIDTRPIYFSERPSQLANQFKITRTGSGLFRIERK; the protein is encoded by the coding sequence ATGAAACGCGCCGACCCCGCCATCGCGCTCACGTTGTTCATCGCCTCGCTCGCGTTATACGTCCGTACGCTCGCGCCGTCCCTGCTCTTCGGCGACTCGGCGGAATTCCAGACCATCGCATCCACCCTCGGCATCGGTCACCCAACAGGTTATCCCGTTTATATTTTGCTTGCCAAATTGTTCACCTTCATTCCCGTCCATGATGTGGCATATCGAGTCAATTTCTTCTCCGCCTTTTGCGCCGCGCTGACGATCTCGCTGATCTACCTCATCCTCCGCAAACTTGGCACGTGGATTATCCCCGCCCTCTACGGCTCGCTGGCATTGGCTCTCGCCCCTTTGTTTTGGAAACACGCCACCATCGCCGAGATCTACACTCCCTCTGCGGCTTGCCTCGCGCTCATCGTCTTCGCTGTATTGCACGTGAAAGAAACAAACGACCCACGCTGGTTATTCATTGCGGGTTTGCTCGGCGGCTTGAGTTTGGGAATCCACACCACCGTCGCCCTCGCCGCGCCAGCCATTTTGATATATCTCGGCATCTCTTTCTTCTTTCCTCTTTCGGCAACGAATGAAAGAAGAAAGATGAAAGACGCGGCATTTGCACTTTATGGTTCACTCCTCGGCATTGCCATTTTTCTTTCTGCATTTCTTCTTCTCGACTCGATTGATTCCCCTGCAGGCTACTACAACACAGTCGTTCGACCTTCCCTCAGCGTATGGGATATGACTCCCGCCGACTTCGACTCGCCCCTCGAGCGACTCGCCTTCCTCTACTTCCCGCCTCAATTCAAGGGACAGCTGTTCGCAGTTTCCTTCGACCAATCCCTCACCCGATTAACTGACTTCGCGGTCAACGCCTCGTGGAATCTTCTGCCCGCCCTGCTTGGCATCATCTCGCTGTTCATCCCGCGTAGAGACGTTCCATCTCGCTGGCGTGAAGCAGTCTTGTTGACTCTCGCCTTTGTCGCGTTTCTCGTCTTCGCAGTCACATACAACGTCTACGACTTTTACGTCTTTTACATCCCTGCTTTGCTGATTCTGTCCATTTTCTTCGGGCTGGGAATTAGTCTTGTGCTCGAAGCGGTTGCCCTGATTCCCAAATTGCCCCGCGCGGTCCCTGTTGGGTTGGGCATGGTTATTTTGATCGCAGGCTTTCAACCGTCCCTTTCCACTATCTCAACCTCATGGCAGGGTCGCATCCCTCCGTGGACAGACGATTGGGAGAGTTATCTCTACCAGTACCCAGACGCCCGTCGGCTCGAAGCGGAAGAAATCGTGAACCAACTCGAAGACAACGCCATCCTCTTCACCGATTGGGATTACGCCTACGACTTGTACTACGTCGCCCACGTATTGCAAGGACGGACGGGCATGTCCTTTCACGAGACCTATCCGCAGGAAGATGTCTATCAATTGGCAGATTCAGCCATCGCCTACATCGAAGCGAACATCGACACGCGTCCGATCTACTTCAGCGAGAGACCGTCCCAGTTGGCGAACCAATTCAAGATCACACGAACAGGCTCGGGCTTGTTTCGAATCGAGCGAAAGTAA
- the melA gene encoding alpha-galactosidase, with amino-acid sequence MTKITFIGAGSLGFTHELVRDILTFPLLQDATISLMDIHEGRLEWAKRGVEKLIEANQSPAKVEATLDRAEALKGADVVLTTILSGSTEVWRHDIEIPKKYGVDINVGDTRGPSGIFRFLRTINPMLDIVRDMEKYCPNALLLNYTNPMAMLCASLQRQTFIPVTGLCHSVQGTAMMLAEWIGAPFNEIDYVCAGINHQAWYLEYKWKGVDAYPLIHKAVTERPEIYNAEQVRNEMYLAIGKYVTESSGHNSEYNPWFRKRPDLIEKYCTHGTNWNPGEYAYILKEYQHNEATWQDQVKERLGQPLTAEDLERGHEYAAYIINALKGGEMFKFNGNVRNTNLITNLPQGACVEVPVVVDKAGIHPIHVGALPPECALLTQLSSGIEELAIEGSIAGDPVAIYRAIAHDPLTSAVLSLAEIRQMTNELFAQHKDYLPQFKHHKV; translated from the coding sequence ATGACCAAGATCACATTCATCGGCGCGGGCAGTTTGGGGTTTACCCACGAACTGGTGCGCGACATCCTCACTTTCCCGCTGTTGCAGGATGCAACTATTTCATTGATGGACATTCACGAGGGGAGGCTTGAGTGGGCGAAAAGGGGAGTGGAAAAGCTCATCGAAGCGAATCAATCTCCAGCGAAGGTTGAAGCGACGCTCGATCGGGCGGAGGCGCTCAAAGGCGCGGACGTCGTCCTGACCACGATTCTCTCTGGTTCAACCGAAGTCTGGCGGCACGATATTGAGATCCCCAAAAAATATGGCGTGGATATCAACGTCGGCGACACGCGCGGACCCAGCGGCATCTTCCGCTTTTTGCGGACGATCAACCCAATGCTGGATATCGTGCGAGACATGGAAAAATATTGCCCGAACGCTTTGCTGTTGAATTACACCAACCCGATGGCGATGTTGTGCGCTTCATTACAACGACAAACGTTTATTCCCGTTACGGGACTTTGCCACTCGGTGCAAGGCACAGCCATGATGCTCGCCGAATGGATCGGCGCGCCGTTCAACGAGATTGATTACGTCTGCGCGGGCATCAACCATCAAGCGTGGTATCTCGAATACAAATGGAAAGGCGTGGATGCTTACCCGTTGATTCATAAAGCTGTCACCGAGCGACCCGAAATTTACAATGCCGAGCAGGTGCGCAATGAGATGTATCTTGCCATCGGCAAATATGTGACCGAATCAAGCGGACACAACTCCGAATACAACCCGTGGTTCCGCAAACGCCCCGACCTCATCGAAAAATATTGCACGCACGGCACGAACTGGAATCCTGGCGAGTATGCTTATATCTTGAAAGAATATCAACATAATGAAGCGACATGGCAGGATCAGGTCAAGGAACGGCTTGGTCAACCGCTGACAGCCGAAGATCTCGAACGCGGGCATGAATATGCGGCGTACATCATCAACGCGCTCAAAGGCGGCGAGATGTTCAAGTTCAACGGCAACGTGCGCAACACGAATCTCATCACCAACCTGCCGCAAGGCGCGTGTGTCGAGGTCCCCGTCGTTGTGGATAAGGCGGGTATTCATCCGATTCACGTCGGCGCGCTACCGCCTGAGTGTGCTCTGCTCACGCAACTTTCCAGCGGCATCGAAGAACTCGCCATCGAAGGCTCCATCGCGGGCGACCCCGTTGCGATCTATCGCGCCATCGCGCATGATCCGCTCACCTCGGCAGTTTTGTCGCTCGCCGAGATTCGCCAGATGACCAACGAACTCTTTGCTCAACACAAAGATTATCTACCGCAATTTAAACACCACAAAGTCTAA
- a CDS encoding GntR family transcriptional regulator, translating to MPQIDKSWFTIAPQSVLPLYYQIKQNLKELVESGKITPGDLLPAESEMGEYYGVSRLTVRQAVGELVREGILVRERGRGTFVARPKTIHEMIRTAGFSERIKGLGQTPSSRVLSYEVIPAPASVAENLHISESSLVYKLVRLRSVDGEPQLIETTHLPQAMFPNMESVDFSQVSLYSTLAQKFDCLVTAADEVFEPVLATSYEADLLGVKAKSAALLLEIVAYDQFGNRVEYNKSIVRGDKARLLFHVRRQILNEQETRIQWASSELSIKD from the coding sequence ATGCCTCAAATAGATAAATCGTGGTTCACAATTGCCCCCCAGAGTGTTTTGCCGCTTTACTATCAGATCAAGCAAAATCTCAAAGAGTTGGTTGAGAGCGGCAAGATTACTCCTGGTGACTTATTGCCTGCTGAAAGCGAAATGGGCGAATACTATGGAGTAAGCCGCTTAACAGTACGTCAGGCAGTTGGCGAACTCGTGCGAGAGGGGATTCTGGTGCGCGAACGCGGACGGGGAACATTCGTGGCGCGTCCAAAAACTATTCACGAAATGATCCGTACAGCCGGTTTTAGCGAACGAATCAAAGGACTTGGACAGACTCCTTCCAGCCGGGTTCTGAGTTACGAAGTGATCCCAGCGCCTGCAAGTGTGGCGGAGAATTTGCATATATCGGAGAGTTCCCTTGTATATAAACTGGTTCGTCTGCGCTCTGTGGATGGTGAACCACAATTAATAGAAACAACCCACCTGCCGCAAGCCATGTTCCCCAATATGGAGTCTGTCGATTTCTCCCAAGTGTCGTTGTACAGCACGCTCGCGCAAAAATTCGATTGCCTTGTGACGGCGGCTGATGAAGTCTTTGAGCCTGTGTTGGCGACCAGTTACGAGGCAGACTTGCTCGGAGTAAAGGCTAAAAGCGCCGCGCTCTTGCTTGAAATCGTCGCCTATGATCAATTTGGAAACCGGGTTGAATATAACAAATCTATCGTTCGCGGCGATAAAGCCCGGTTGTTATTTCATGTCCGCCGCCAGATATTAAATGAACAGGAAACCAGAATTCAATGGGCATCATCGGAACTCTCCATAAAGGATTGA
- a CDS encoding class II D-tagatose-bisphosphate aldolase, non-catalytic subunit has protein sequence MSLDEIVTAQKRGEARGITSVCSAHPFVLKTVLRSNDFSRDRITTEVVTTRVLIEATCNQVNQFGGYTGMKPADFVAFVRGIAEEVNFPFEKIILGGDHLGPNVWQNESADSAMQKSEAMIRQYVEAGFTKIHLDCSMKLADDPAGALDVEVIAERAARLAKAAEATLTLTPSPSPKGRGELLRYIIGTEVPVPGGATEHEEGVSVTKVEDVRQTIEVTREAFLKAGLESAWERVVGVVVQPGVEFGDDFVLPYQPEAARELSKFIESQPMVFEAHSTDYQTRNALANLVRDHFAILKVGPALTFAFREAVFALALIENELFAKEERSNMIQSLDDVMLKHPEHWKKYYRGNEMEQAFKRKYSLSDRIRYYWTYAEVQSAFERLMKNLGEAVLPYSLSSQFLGAHGLTAMQAIEARVGAVLDNYMEAS, from the coding sequence ATGTCGTTGGATGAAATTGTCACAGCGCAAAAACGAGGCGAGGCGCGAGGCATCACGTCCGTTTGTTCGGCGCATCCGTTTGTTTTGAAAACGGTTCTCCGTAGTAACGACTTTAGTCGTGACAGAATAACGACTGAAGTCGTTACTACGCGTGTATTGATCGAGGCGACGTGTAATCAGGTCAATCAGTTCGGCGGTTATACGGGCATGAAGCCCGCTGACTTTGTCGCGTTCGTGCGGGGGATCGCCGAGGAGGTTAATTTTCCTTTCGAGAAAATTATTTTGGGCGGCGACCATCTCGGTCCGAATGTCTGGCAGAACGAATCCGCCGACTCTGCCATGCAAAAATCAGAGGCGATGATTCGTCAATACGTGGAGGCGGGTTTTACGAAGATCCATTTGGATTGCAGTATGAAACTGGCGGATGATCCCGCTGGCGCATTGGATGTGGAAGTGATCGCAGAGCGCGCCGCGCGATTGGCGAAAGCGGCGGAGGCTACACTCACCCTCACCCCTAGCCCCTCTCCCAAAGGGAGAGGGGAACTGTTGCGCTATATCATCGGCACGGAGGTCCCCGTTCCTGGCGGCGCGACGGAACATGAAGAAGGCGTCAGCGTGACGAAAGTTGAGGATGTGAGGCAGACCATCGAGGTCACGCGTGAAGCGTTTTTGAAGGCGGGACTCGAATCGGCGTGGGAGCGAGTCGTGGGAGTGGTCGTCCAGCCAGGCGTGGAATTCGGCGATGATTTTGTCCTGCCGTATCAACCTGAGGCGGCGAGGGAGTTGTCGAAGTTCATCGAGTCGCAGCCGATGGTTTTCGAAGCGCATTCGACGGATTATCAGACGCGGAACGCGCTGGCGAACCTTGTGCGCGATCATTTTGCGATTCTCAAAGTGGGTCCCGCGTTGACGTTCGCCTTCCGCGAAGCGGTCTTTGCGCTGGCGCTGATCGAGAATGAATTGTTTGCAAAGGAAGAACGCTCGAACATGATCCAATCGCTGGACGATGTGATGCTGAAACATCCCGAACATTGGAAGAAATATTATCGCGGCAACGAAATGGAGCAGGCATTCAAGCGCAAATACAGTTTGAGCGACCGCATCCGTTATTATTGGACGTATGCGGAAGTGCAATCTGCGTTTGAACGGCTGATGAAAAATCTTGGCGAGGCGGTGTTGCCGTATTCGCTATCCAGCCAGTTCCTTGGCGCGCATGGGTTGACGGCGATGCAGGCGATTGAAGCGAGGGTCGGGGCGGTGTTGGACAATTATATGGAAGCGAGTTGA
- a CDS encoding DUF4832 domain-containing protein yields the protein MRHTTFHFLLTFIFSSFLMGCQPASSSSEPASVSHTFVYTDASLLNPERGFFTPYELPNPAGFSSVRITGNTLVHLNIRLDDYRESDIPESQLNGLQTNFNDIREAGVKAIVRVAYNAGPYPDSEPDASKSQIIKHIEQLTPLLQKNSDVIAWLEAGFIGAWGEWHTSTNGLDNIQDKQEILNAILKAIPNRFVQVRYPANIIEMYPNPEDAVTAHVAHHNDCFLSSETDVGTYERDGVNTIERDQAYLAELTRFTPMSGETCAPFPPRSECTNAIQEMELLHFSAINEAYHKGIIRSWEEGGCLQEITDRMGYRISLTSADFNEQVRPGGLLKLTVNITNNGFASLMNPRPLYVVLVAQDAILRYETKLDLDPRAWQPGNSSFSASIRLPSKMEEGEYRLALWLPDEAESLQANPLYAVQFANENMWDESAGYNILGQVLVDSSVMGSYERGNSMKVESLSSEATTPAATSTPAPAASGDIISNLEVSNDAETVRFSFDYVSGEYNAFQLFLDTDQDPNTGFSINGIGADSLFENQTWNIYNGSGSDWSWEPTELLIQFEDTGSRVSWNISRELLKTSQFDFVIQIVDTNWDTVVATQKQSFTLK from the coding sequence ATGCGACACACCACTTTTCACTTTCTACTCACTTTCATATTTTCCTCTTTTCTCATGGGATGCCAGCCCGCTTCTTCCTCAAGTGAACCTGCTTCAGTTTCCCACACCTTTGTCTACACGGACGCGTCGCTCCTCAACCCCGAGCGTGGATTCTTCACGCCTTATGAATTGCCCAACCCTGCGGGTTTTAGTTCCGTGCGCATCACGGGCAACACGCTGGTGCATCTCAACATCCGCCTCGACGACTACCGAGAATCAGACATCCCTGAGAGTCAGCTGAATGGACTGCAGACCAACTTCAACGATATAAGAGAAGCGGGCGTGAAAGCCATCGTCCGCGTCGCTTACAACGCGGGACCGTATCCCGACTCCGAACCCGACGCGTCTAAATCCCAGATCATCAAACACATCGAGCAGTTGACGCCGCTCCTGCAAAAGAATTCCGACGTCATCGCCTGGCTCGAAGCGGGATTCATCGGCGCGTGGGGCGAATGGCACACCTCCACAAACGGCTTGGACAATATTCAAGACAAGCAGGAAATTCTCAACGCAATTCTCAAAGCGATTCCGAATCGTTTTGTGCAAGTGCGTTATCCCGCCAACATCATCGAGATGTATCCCAATCCCGAAGACGCGGTGACCGCGCATGTGGCGCATCACAACGATTGTTTCCTGTCGAGCGAAACTGACGTCGGCACGTACGAACGCGACGGCGTCAACACCATCGAACGCGACCAGGCTTACCTCGCCGAGTTGACTCGCTTCACGCCGATGAGCGGCGAAACTTGCGCGCCCTTCCCTCCGCGTTCGGAATGTACGAACGCCATTCAAGAAATGGAACTGCTTCACTTCTCCGCCATCAACGAGGCGTATCACAAAGGCATCATCCGCTCGTGGGAGGAGGGCGGCTGTTTGCAGGAAATTACCGACCGCATGGGCTATCGCATCTCGTTGACATCGGCAGATTTCAACGAACAAGTGCGACCAGGCGGCTTGCTCAAATTGACAGTGAATATCACGAACAACGGCTTTGCCTCACTGATGAACCCGCGCCCTTTGTATGTAGTGCTTGTAGCGCAAGATGCCATCTTGCGTTACGAAACAAAACTCGACCTCGACCCTCGCGCCTGGCAGCCTGGCAATTCCTCTTTCTCTGCATCCATCCGCCTGCCCTCCAAAATGGAAGAAGGCGAATATCGCCTCGCCCTCTGGCTTCCCGATGAAGCCGAGTCCCTGCAAGCGAATCCGCTGTACGCGGTTCAATTTGCGAATGAGAACATGTGGGACGAATCCGCTGGCTATAACATTCTCGGTCAGGTGCTTGTCGATTCGTCTGTGATGGGAAGTTACGAACGCGGCAATTCCATGAAAGTGGAATCGTTGTCGAGCGAAGCGACCACTCCCGCCGCGACATCCACGCCTGCCCCCGCCGCCTCGGGCGACATCATTTCCAACCTCGAAGTTTCCAACGACGCCGAAACGGTTCGGTTTTCGTTCGATTACGTCAGCGGAGAGTACAACGCCTTCCAACTTTTTCTTGATACCGACCAGGACCCAAACACGGGATTTTCCATCAACGGGATCGGCGCCGATTCCCTTTTTGAAAACCAGACTTGGAACATCTACAACGGTTCAGGCTCAGACTGGAGTTGGGAGCCGACAGAACTCCTGATTCAATTTGAAGATACAGGCAGTCGCGTGAGTTGGAACATCTCGCGTGAATTACTCAAAACCTCCCAATTCGATTTCGTCATCCAGATCGTTGATACAAACTGGGATACGGTCGTCGCCACGCAGAAACAGTCCTTCACGCTGAAATGA
- a CDS encoding carbohydrate ABC transporter permease, with amino-acid sequence MTDKPKRPSFAFVLGKSGAYAVLIVGLIGTLLPFFYIIVSSLKTTAELRQTPPDFFPKQPTFEHYTTILQDKDIPIAQNLANSVFVSVMRVVITLFTSSYAGYIFAKYHFKGKNLAFGIILIQIMIPFQVVMIPNYLLTVKLGLIDSLWALIVPAFIDAYGIFMMKQFIEALPAELMDAARIDGASEFGIYSRIVLPQMGPPLASLGIFTFMATWNDYLWPLIVLTSPEKRTIPLLVVWFQTAHVSNQGLVLAASILTLLPIFVVYIFLQRWIVDQATSSAFK; translated from the coding sequence ATGACAGATAAACCCAAACGCCCCTCCTTCGCCTTCGTCCTCGGTAAATCAGGCGCCTACGCCGTCCTCATCGTCGGGTTGATCGGCACTCTCCTGCCGTTCTTTTATATCATCGTCTCATCGTTGAAAACCACCGCCGAACTGCGCCAGACTCCGCCAGACTTTTTCCCCAAGCAACCGACCTTCGAACATTACACCACCATCCTTCAAGACAAAGACATTCCCATCGCGCAGAATTTGGCGAACAGCGTCTTCGTCTCGGTCATGCGCGTCGTCATCACGCTCTTCACCAGTTCCTACGCGGGCTACATCTTCGCCAAGTATCACTTCAAAGGCAAGAACCTCGCCTTCGGCATCATCCTCATCCAGATCATGATTCCCTTTCAAGTGGTCATGATTCCCAATTATTTGCTGACCGTCAAACTCGGTCTCATCGACTCGCTCTGGGCGCTCATCGTCCCCGCTTTCATCGACGCGTACGGCATCTTCATGATGAAACAATTCATTGAAGCCCTGCCCGCCGAACTGATGGACGCCGCCCGCATAGACGGCGCATCCGAATTCGGCATCTACTCACGCATCGTCCTCCCGCAAATGGGACCGCCGCTCGCCTCGCTCGGCATCTTCACCTTCATGGCAACCTGGAACGATTATCTCTGGCCCCTCATTGTCCTCACCTCGCCAGAAAAACGCACCATCCCGTTGTTGGTCGTCTGGTTCCAAACCGCGCACGTCTCCAACCAAGGACTCGTCCTCGCCGCCTCCATCCTCACCCTGCTTCCCATCTTCGTCGTCTACATCTTCCTCCAACGCTGGATCGTGGATCAAGCCACCTCCTCCGCCTTCAAATAA
- a CDS encoding N-acetylmannosamine-6-phosphate 2-epimerase, whose amino-acid sequence MGIIGTLHKGLIVSCQAKAGSPLRNAQVMAAMASAAEAGGAVGIRANGEEDVAAIRSSVRLPIIGINKVVHDGFEVFITPTMESARQVAEAGADIIALDATLRPRPGGMTVDRMIKLCKEELGLSIMADISTLEEGMAAAEAGVDIVATTLSGYTPYSRQQEQPDFLLIKELATHTQTPIIAEGRISSPEDARRALDEGAHAVVVGTAITAIDWVTQRYVAALRGHSSGLSEN is encoded by the coding sequence ATGGGCATCATCGGAACTCTCCATAAAGGATTGATCGTTTCCTGTCAGGCAAAAGCCGGAAGTCCCTTGCGTAATGCACAGGTGATGGCAGCCATGGCATCGGCGGCAGAAGCGGGCGGAGCCGTCGGTATTCGCGCCAATGGCGAGGAGGATGTTGCTGCCATCCGTTCCTCGGTCAGACTTCCCATCATCGGTATCAACAAAGTTGTTCATGATGGTTTTGAAGTATTTATCACTCCCACCATGGAATCTGCCAGGCAGGTGGCGGAGGCTGGAGCCGATATCATCGCATTGGATGCAACCTTGCGCCCGCGCCCCGGAGGAATGACCGTTGACCGGATGATTAAGCTGTGCAAGGAAGAATTAGGTCTCTCCATCATGGCAGATATTTCCACCCTGGAGGAGGGAATGGCGGCAGCAGAAGCGGGAGTAGACATCGTTGCCACTACACTTTCAGGTTACACCCCATATAGTCGCCAGCAGGAACAACCTGATTTCTTGTTGATTAAAGAGTTGGCTACCCATACCCAAACTCCCATCATTGCCGAAGGACGTATTTCAAGTCCCGAAGATGCCCGCCGCGCTTTAGATGAGGGAGCTCATGCAGTTGTAGTTGGAACAGCCATAACCGCCATTGATTGGGTAACACAACGTTACGTTGCCGCCCTGCGCGGACATTCCAGCGGTCTTTCCGAGAACTGA
- a CDS encoding sugar kinase: MKPFDLLVAGEINPDLILSGNVIPEFGQVEKLVNDASLTIGSSSAIFACGAARLGLKVAFIGVCGDDVFGRFMLDEMQKRGVDVGNVIVHANGQTGLSVILNQPFDYGSRSSAQGDRAILTHLGLIAELQAASITDSLLAQARHLHVASYFLQTKLQPDLPALFERARSLGLTTSLDTNYDPSEKWIGFDELLSVTNVFLPNEAEAKSLAGAENVHEAADRLNVRVEALAIKLGKDGALGMSKGKRIRMESIPVNVVDTVGAGDSFDAGFIYGYLNGWDLKKSLRLACVCGALSTQRAGGTDGQPTLEEAMRHVVG, translated from the coding sequence ATGAAACCATTTGACCTCCTCGTCGCTGGCGAGATCAACCCCGATCTTATTCTCTCGGGCAACGTTATTCCAGAATTTGGACAGGTGGAAAAACTTGTCAACGATGCAAGTCTGACCATCGGCTCATCGTCCGCGATCTTTGCGTGCGGCGCGGCGCGGCTGGGGCTGAAGGTCGCGTTCATCGGCGTGTGCGGCGACGATGTCTTCGGTCGCTTCATGCTGGACGAAATGCAAAAACGCGGCGTGGATGTCGGCAACGTGATCGTTCATGCAAATGGACAAACTGGACTCAGCGTGATTCTGAATCAACCCTTCGACTACGGGTCTCGATCTTCCGCTCAGGGCGATCGGGCGATTCTGACTCACTTGGGCTTGATCGCCGAACTTCAAGCCGCCTCCATCACTGACAGTTTGTTGGCGCAAGCGCGTCACTTGCATGTTGCGAGTTACTTCCTGCAAACGAAACTTCAACCCGATCTACCTGCGTTATTCGAACGCGCGCGTTCATTAGGATTAACCACTTCTCTTGATACGAATTACGATCCCTCCGAAAAATGGATCGGTTTCGATGAACTTCTTTCTGTAACAAATGTATTCCTGCCGAACGAAGCGGAGGCGAAGTCGCTGGCGGGCGCGGAAAATGTCCACGAGGCGGCGGACAGGCTGAACGTCAGGGTTGAAGCGTTGGCGATTAAGTTGGGAAAAGATGGGGCGTTGGGAATGTCGAAAGGGAAAAGAATCCGAATGGAAAGTATTCCAGTAAATGTTGTGGATACCGTCGGCGCGGGCGACTCGTTCGATGCGGGATTCATTTATGGATATTTGAATGGGTGGGATTTGAAGAAGTCTTTGCGGCTGGCGTGCGTATGCGGCGCGTTATCCACACAGCGCGCGGGCGGCACGGACGGACAACCCACGCTGGAGGAGGCGATGAGACATGTCGTTGGATGA
- a CDS encoding ABC transporter ATP-binding protein, with the protein MSHLLEVKDLKVRFRSDKSIVHAVNGISYSIDEGGSLAIVGESGSGKSVGMLAIMGLIPNPPGWIESGQALFNGKNLIEASQAELRKIRGHEIAMIFQDPMTSLNPVIPIGLQLTEAIMTHMGLDRSQATNRAVEMLRLVGLPNPAQRIKDFPFQFSGGQRQRIMIAMALSCNPSLLIADEPTTALDVTIQAQIVELVRELQQKLGMAIIWISHNLGLVAGVVDTVLVMYSGFIMEQAPVDDLYERPLHPYTLGLLHSIPQLDVQNQERLASIEGMPPDLRKPIVGCPFAARCPYRLEKCNHETPPLFEVDEKRKSACWRWEELRKISHFGETL; encoded by the coding sequence ATGTCCCACCTGCTGGAAGTCAAAGACCTGAAAGTCCGCTTTCGCTCGGACAAATCCATTGTTCATGCTGTAAACGGTATATCGTACAGCATCGATGAGGGCGGCTCATTGGCAATTGTCGGCGAGAGTGGTTCAGGAAAATCAGTGGGCATGCTTGCAATCATGGGGCTGATTCCCAATCCACCCGGCTGGATCGAATCCGGACAAGCGCTGTTCAATGGAAAAAATTTGATCGAAGCCTCACAAGCCGAGTTGCGCAAGATCCGTGGACACGAAATTGCCATGATCTTTCAAGATCCAATGACATCCCTCAACCCGGTGATCCCTATTGGTTTGCAACTAACGGAAGCTATCATGACACATATGGGATTGGACAGATCCCAGGCAACCAATCGTGCCGTAGAAATGCTGCGGCTGGTGGGTCTGCCCAACCCGGCACAGAGAATCAAGGATTTTCCGTTCCAGTTTTCGGGTGGTCAAAGACAACGTATCATGATCGCAATGGCTCTTTCCTGCAATCCCAGTCTGTTAATCGCTGACGAACCGACCACCGCGCTGGATGTCACCATTCAGGCGCAAATTGTGGAACTGGTTCGTGAATTGCAACAGAAACTTGGCATGGCGATTATTTGGATCAGCCATAATCTTGGCTTGGTGGCAGGCGTGGTGGATACCGTCCTGGTCATGTATTCCGGCTTCATCATGGAGCAGGCTCCGGTCGACGATCTTTATGAGCGTCCCCTGCACCCCTACACACTTGGATTGTTGCATTCGATCCCGCAATTGGATGTTCAGAACCAGGAGCGATTAGCGTCCATCGAAGGGATGCCGCCCGATCTGAGAAAACCGATCGTCGGTTGCCCGTTTGCCGCTCGTTGCCCATATCGTTTGGAGAAGTGTAACCACGAAACCCCACCGCTTTTCGAAGTTGACGAGAAACGAAAATCTGCTTGTTGGCGCTGGGAAGAGCTTCGGAAGATATCTCATTTTGGAGAGACCTTATGA